In a single window of the Streptacidiphilus sp. P02-A3a genome:
- a CDS encoding TerC family protein, with protein MDVSMALWATTVGVLVALIAADFFVGGRKPHEVSIREAGIWTVVWIALAVAFGGFLWWHSGSAPAGQFFAGYITEKSLSVDNLFVFVLIMAKFAVPVQYQQRVLMIGVLIALVLRAVFIAAGAALIASFSWVFFIFGAFLIWTAWKLIKEARAERRRGPDDEAAEFEENGLLKAVEKRFPATDRYHGTKLVIVQNGKRLITPMLVVVLAIGTTDVLFAMDSIPAIFGLTQDPYIVFTANAFALMGLRQLYFLIGGLLKRLVHLSYGLSLILGFIGVKLLLHALHEAGVHAAPEIGIPFSLAFIALVLAVTTATSLLASRREQA; from the coding sequence ATGGACGTCTCCATGGCCCTGTGGGCCACCACCGTCGGAGTGCTCGTCGCTCTGATCGCCGCCGACTTCTTCGTCGGCGGCCGCAAACCGCACGAGGTCTCCATCAGGGAGGCCGGGATCTGGACGGTCGTCTGGATCGCCTTGGCGGTCGCCTTCGGCGGCTTCCTCTGGTGGCACTCGGGCTCGGCCCCGGCCGGGCAGTTCTTCGCCGGATACATCACCGAGAAGTCGCTCAGCGTCGACAACCTCTTCGTGTTCGTGCTGATCATGGCGAAGTTCGCGGTGCCCGTGCAGTACCAGCAGCGGGTGCTGATGATCGGCGTACTGATCGCGCTGGTCCTGCGGGCGGTCTTCATCGCCGCCGGGGCAGCGCTGATCGCCAGTTTCTCCTGGGTGTTCTTCATCTTCGGGGCGTTCCTCATCTGGACCGCCTGGAAGCTGATCAAGGAGGCCCGGGCCGAGCGCCGTCGCGGCCCGGACGACGAGGCCGCCGAGTTCGAGGAGAACGGCCTGCTCAAGGCGGTCGAGAAGCGCTTCCCGGCGACCGACCGCTACCACGGCACCAAGCTGGTGATCGTACAGAACGGCAAGCGGCTGATCACCCCGATGCTGGTCGTGGTGCTGGCGATCGGCACCACCGACGTCCTGTTCGCGATGGACTCCATCCCCGCGATCTTCGGCCTCACCCAGGACCCGTACATCGTCTTCACCGCCAACGCCTTCGCGCTGATGGGGCTGCGCCAGCTGTACTTCCTGATCGGCGGCCTGCTGAAGCGCCTGGTCCACCTCTCGTACGGCCTGTCGCTGATCCTCGGCTTCATCGGCGTGAAGCTCCTGCTGCACGCCCTCCACGAGGCGGGCGTGCACGCCGCGCCGGAGATCGGCATCCCGTTCTCGCTCGCCTTCATCGCCCTGGTCCTCGCCGTCACCACCGCCACCAGCCTGCTCGCCTCCCGTCGCGAGCAGGCCTGA
- a CDS encoding TerD family protein codes for MSVSLSKGQSVSLRKSGGGALTVVRMGLGWQAAPRRGLFGYKSRQIDLDASAVMFAERQLADVVFFQHLVSNDGSVRHTGDNLTGGAGGEDDESIVVDLPRVPEHVTQIVFTVNSYTGQSFQEVRNAHCRLVDEVTGQELARYSLSGGGAHTGQVMAKVMRDAEGGWQMAAIGAPARGRTFQDMLPAITPYL; via the coding sequence ATGTCGGTGAGCCTGAGCAAGGGGCAGAGCGTCAGCCTACGGAAGTCCGGCGGGGGAGCGCTTACCGTGGTCCGGATGGGCCTCGGCTGGCAGGCCGCGCCGCGCCGGGGCCTGTTCGGGTACAAGTCCCGGCAGATCGACCTGGACGCCTCGGCGGTGATGTTCGCCGAGCGCCAGCTCGCCGACGTGGTGTTCTTCCAGCACCTGGTCAGCAATGACGGCTCGGTGCGGCACACCGGTGACAACCTGACCGGCGGCGCGGGCGGGGAGGACGACGAGTCCATCGTGGTGGACCTGCCCCGGGTGCCGGAACACGTCACCCAGATCGTGTTCACGGTGAACTCCTACACCGGGCAGAGCTTCCAGGAGGTCCGCAACGCCCACTGCCGACTGGTGGACGAGGTGACCGGGCAGGAGCTGGCCCGCTACAGCCTCAGCGGCGGCGGCGCGCACACCGGCCAGGTGATGGCCAAGGTGATGCGCGACGCCGAAGGCGGCTGGCAGATGGCGGCGATCGGCGCCCCGGCCCGGGGCCGGACCTTCCAGGACATGCTTCCGGCGATCACGCCGTACCTCTGA
- the uvrB gene encoding excinuclease ABC subunit UvrB, whose product MRPITDLERTVAPFEVVSPYQPSGDQPTAIAELERRVRAGEKDVVLLGATGTGKSATTAWMIEKLQRPTLVMAPNKTLAAQLANEFRELLPNNAVEYFVSYYDYYQPEAYIAQTDTYIEKDSSINEEVERLRHSATNSLITRRDVVVVASVSCIYGLGTPQEYVDRMVRLKVGQEIDRDALLRRFVDIQYARNDVAFTRGTFRVRGDTIEIFPVYEELAVRIEMFGDEIEALTTLHPLTGEVISEDNELYVFPATHYVAGPERMERAIAGIEAELEQSLATMEKQGKLLEAQRLRMRTTYDIEMMRQIGTCAGIENYSRHIDGRDSGTAPNTLLDFFPEDFLLVIDESHVTVPQIGAMYEGDASRKRALVEHGFRLPSAMDNRPLRWEEFLERIGQTVYLSATPGPFELSRGKGQVDQIIRPTGLIDPEIVLKPTEGQIDDLVHEIRLRVEKDERVLVTTLTKKMSEDLTDYMLNLDIRVRYLHSDIDTLRRIELLRQLRAGDYDVLVGINLLREGLDLPEVSLVAILDADKEGFLRSGTSLIQTIGRAARNVSGQVHMYADRITPAMEKAIEETNRRRAIQQAYNTEHGIDPQPLRKKIGDILDAIAREDIDTGELLSTGYRQSAKGGVKGGKAPVPALGASAKRETKGLPAAELADIITELTERMHTAAAELQFEAAARLRDEVNELKKELRQMREAGMA is encoded by the coding sequence GTGAGACCCATCACCGATCTTGAGCGAACAGTGGCGCCTTTCGAGGTCGTCAGTCCCTACCAGCCCAGCGGCGACCAGCCCACCGCGATCGCCGAACTGGAACGCCGGGTCCGCGCGGGCGAGAAGGACGTCGTCCTGCTCGGCGCCACCGGCACCGGCAAGTCCGCCACCACCGCCTGGATGATCGAGAAGCTCCAGCGGCCGACCCTGGTGATGGCGCCCAACAAGACCCTGGCCGCGCAGCTGGCCAACGAGTTCCGGGAGCTGCTGCCCAACAACGCGGTCGAGTACTTCGTCTCGTACTACGACTACTACCAGCCCGAGGCGTACATCGCCCAGACCGACACCTACATCGAGAAGGACTCCTCGATCAACGAGGAGGTCGAGCGGCTGCGCCACTCCGCCACCAACTCGCTGATCACCAGGCGCGACGTGGTCGTGGTCGCCTCGGTGTCCTGCATCTACGGCCTCGGTACGCCGCAGGAGTACGTCGACCGGATGGTCCGGCTGAAGGTCGGCCAGGAGATCGACCGGGACGCCCTGCTGCGGCGCTTCGTGGACATCCAGTACGCCCGCAACGACGTCGCCTTCACCCGGGGGACCTTCCGGGTGCGCGGCGACACCATCGAGATCTTCCCGGTGTACGAGGAGCTCGCGGTCCGGATCGAGATGTTCGGCGACGAGATCGAGGCGCTGACCACGCTGCACCCGCTCACCGGCGAGGTGATCAGCGAGGACAACGAGCTCTACGTCTTCCCGGCGACCCACTACGTGGCCGGTCCGGAGCGGATGGAGCGCGCCATCGCCGGGATCGAGGCCGAGCTGGAGCAGAGCCTGGCCACCATGGAGAAGCAGGGCAAGCTGCTGGAGGCCCAGCGGCTGCGGATGCGTACCACCTACGACATCGAGATGATGCGACAGATTGGTACCTGCGCCGGGATCGAGAACTACTCCCGCCACATCGACGGCCGCGACTCCGGAACCGCCCCGAACACCCTGCTGGACTTCTTCCCGGAGGACTTCCTCCTGGTGATCGACGAGTCCCATGTCACCGTCCCGCAGATCGGCGCCATGTACGAGGGCGACGCCTCGCGCAAGCGCGCCCTGGTCGAGCACGGCTTCCGGCTGCCCTCGGCGATGGACAACCGCCCGCTCCGGTGGGAGGAGTTCCTGGAGCGCATCGGCCAGACCGTCTACCTGTCGGCGACCCCGGGACCCTTCGAACTCTCGCGCGGAAAGGGCCAGGTCGACCAGATCATCCGGCCCACCGGGCTGATCGACCCGGAGATCGTGCTCAAGCCGACCGAGGGTCAGATCGACGACCTGGTCCACGAGATCCGGCTGCGGGTCGAGAAGGACGAGCGGGTGCTGGTGACCACGCTCACCAAGAAGATGTCCGAGGACCTGACCGACTACATGCTCAACCTCGACATCCGGGTCAGGTACCTGCACAGCGACATCGACACACTGCGCCGGATCGAGCTGCTGCGGCAGCTGCGGGCCGGTGACTACGACGTACTGGTCGGCATCAACCTGCTGCGTGAGGGCCTCGACCTGCCCGAGGTCTCCCTGGTCGCGATCCTGGACGCCGACAAGGAGGGCTTCCTGCGCTCCGGCACCTCGCTGATCCAGACCATCGGCCGCGCCGCCCGCAACGTCTCCGGCCAGGTCCACATGTACGCGGACCGGATCACCCCGGCGATGGAGAAGGCCATCGAGGAGACCAACCGCCGCCGCGCCATCCAGCAGGCGTACAACACCGAGCACGGGATCGACCCGCAGCCGCTGCGGAAGAAGATCGGCGACATCCTCGACGCCATCGCCCGCGAGGACATCGACACCGGCGAGCTGCTGAGCACGGGCTACCGGCAGAGCGCCAAGGGCGGGGTCAAGGGCGGCAAGGCCCCGGTCCCGGCGCTGGGCGCGTCCGCGAAGCGGGAGACCAAGGGCCTGCCGGCGGCCGAACTGGCGGACATCATCACCGAACTGACGGAGCGGATGCACACCGCCGCCGCCGAGCTGCAGTTCGAGGCGGCGGCCCGGTTGCGTGACGAGGTCAACGAGCTGAAGAAGGAGTTGCGGCAGATGCGGGAGGCCGGGATGGCATGA
- the zapE gene encoding cell division protein ZapE — MVAEMVPPPRFTGARFATYLPDPAQPSQSEAVRILEGFAATLGRSGGPGGQAARKRWFGRAAAPAPSGPGGIYLDGGYGVGKTHLLASLWHAAPGPKAFGTFVELTNLVGALGFRQAVDALSGHSLLCIDEFELDDPGDTVLVSTLLSRLAEAGVKLAATSNTLPGKLGEGRFAAADFMREIQGLSARFRSVRIDGQDYRHRGLPEAPAPYGDAEVAEVAAQVGPTASFDGFDELLSHLSVVHPSKYGALLDGVAAVCLTGVRPVEDQSTALRLVVLADRMYDRELPVVASGTPFDTIFSQEMLNGGYRKKYLRAVSRLVALARDSAKVTAPAG; from the coding sequence ATGGTCGCCGAGATGGTGCCCCCGCCGCGCTTCACGGGCGCCCGCTTCGCCACCTACCTGCCGGACCCGGCGCAGCCCAGCCAGAGCGAGGCGGTGCGGATCCTCGAAGGATTCGCGGCCACGCTGGGCCGATCCGGTGGCCCGGGCGGCCAGGCGGCGAGGAAGCGCTGGTTCGGCCGGGCCGCCGCGCCCGCCCCCAGCGGCCCCGGCGGGATCTACCTGGACGGCGGCTACGGCGTCGGCAAGACCCACCTGCTGGCCTCGCTGTGGCACGCCGCCCCCGGGCCCAAGGCCTTCGGCACCTTCGTGGAGCTGACCAACCTGGTCGGCGCGCTCGGCTTCCGGCAGGCGGTGGACGCGCTGTCCGGGCACAGCCTGCTCTGCATCGACGAGTTCGAGCTGGACGACCCGGGCGACACGGTACTGGTCTCGACCCTGCTCAGCCGCCTGGCCGAGGCCGGGGTGAAGCTCGCCGCGACCTCCAACACGCTGCCCGGCAAGCTCGGCGAGGGCCGGTTCGCCGCCGCCGACTTCATGCGCGAGATACAGGGCCTGTCGGCGCGCTTCCGCAGCGTCCGGATCGACGGCCAGGACTACCGGCACCGGGGCCTGCCGGAGGCCCCCGCCCCCTACGGCGACGCCGAGGTCGCCGAGGTCGCCGCGCAGGTGGGTCCGACCGCCTCCTTCGACGGCTTCGACGAGCTGCTGAGCCACCTCTCGGTGGTGCACCCGAGCAAGTACGGCGCGCTGCTGGACGGTGTCGCGGCGGTCTGCCTGACGGGGGTGCGGCCGGTCGAGGACCAGAGCACGGCGCTGCGGCTGGTGGTGCTGGCGGACCGGATGTACGACCGGGAGCTGCCGGTGGTCGCCTCCGGGACGCCCTTCGACACGATCTTCAGCCAGGAGATGCTGAACGGCGGCTACCGCAAGAAGTACCTGCGGGCCGTGTCGCGGCTGGTGGCACTGGCCCGGGACAGCGCCAAGGTGACCGCCCCGGCCGGCTGA
- a CDS encoding pyrimidine reductase family protein has product MRRLLPSTPDVTDLTTLEGLAAAYAYPPSTAAHRGPDGVDRPGRPWLRGNMVSSVDGASRLDGLSDGLSSEADKRIFGVLRALADVVLVGAQTARSEGYRPARARAGFAAERAARGQGPAPVIAVISARLDLDLSLPLFAAPLVPTVIVTCAAAPAAALRAAEGAAEVLVAGEQRVDPAAAVAALAARGWTRQLTEGGPSLLGQFVTAGALDELCLSLAPLLVAGDSPRIAHTPQALAERLDLVALLEEKGFLFARYTRSVTRAA; this is encoded by the coding sequence ATGCGCCGACTGCTGCCGAGCACCCCCGATGTGACCGACCTCACCACCCTGGAGGGCCTGGCCGCGGCCTACGCCTACCCGCCGAGCACCGCCGCCCACCGGGGGCCGGACGGCGTCGACCGCCCCGGGCGGCCGTGGCTGCGCGGCAACATGGTCAGCAGCGTGGACGGCGCCTCCCGGCTGGACGGCCTGTCCGACGGGCTGTCCTCGGAGGCCGACAAGCGGATCTTCGGCGTGCTGCGGGCGCTCGCCGACGTGGTCCTGGTCGGCGCGCAGACGGCGCGGTCCGAGGGGTACCGCCCGGCCCGGGCCCGGGCCGGGTTCGCCGCCGAGCGGGCGGCGCGCGGGCAGGGCCCGGCACCGGTGATCGCGGTGATCTCCGCCCGGCTCGACCTCGACCTGTCGCTGCCGCTGTTCGCCGCGCCGCTGGTGCCCACCGTGATCGTCACCTGCGCCGCGGCCCCGGCGGCGGCGCTGCGGGCGGCCGAGGGAGCCGCCGAGGTGCTGGTCGCCGGGGAGCAGCGGGTCGATCCGGCGGCGGCGGTGGCGGCGCTCGCCGCGCGGGGCTGGACCAGGCAGCTGACCGAGGGCGGCCCGAGCCTGCTGGGCCAGTTCGTGACCGCGGGGGCGCTGGACGAGTTGTGCCTGTCCTTGGCACCACTGCTGGTGGCGGGCGACTCGCCGAGGATCGCACACACGCCGCAGGCACTCGCGGAACGGCTGGATCTTGTTGCGCTACTTGAGGAGAAAGGTTTCCTCTTTGCTCGCTACACCCGTAGCGTGACTAGGGCCGCATAG
- a CDS encoding indole-3-glycerol phosphate synthase → MLTTVLLIEKTLSNADLELITTLHGDEKVTFHVLMQPRGKQDELLRAVDDVAFGYLNRALHEHDEPRGQEAVSSAEAELEQTLGMLRGAGAEATGQVVEEDPLRSLTELVDQVRADEVVVLAAPQWIEGLFHRDWASQARHKVGVPVLQLFAQQD, encoded by the coding sequence GTGCTGACGACCGTACTTCTGATCGAGAAGACCCTCTCGAACGCCGACCTCGAACTGATCACCACACTCCACGGTGACGAGAAGGTCACCTTCCACGTCCTGATGCAGCCCCGGGGCAAGCAGGACGAGCTGCTGCGCGCGGTGGACGACGTGGCCTTCGGCTACCTCAACCGGGCCCTGCACGAGCACGACGAGCCGCGCGGCCAGGAGGCCGTCAGCAGCGCCGAGGCCGAGCTCGAACAGACCCTCGGCATGCTGCGCGGCGCCGGGGCCGAGGCCACCGGCCAGGTCGTCGAGGAGGACCCGCTGCGCAGCCTCACCGAGCTGGTCGACCAGGTGCGGGCGGACGAGGTGGTGGTGCTCGCCGCCCCGCAGTGGATCGAGGGGCTGTTCCACCGCGACTGGGCCTCGCAGGCCCGGCACAAGGTCGGCGTCCCGGTGCTCCAGCTCTTCGCCCAGCAGGACTGA
- the murC gene encoding UDP-N-acetylmuramate--L-alanine ligase has product MSPTDLSAPHFVAIGGVGMSGVAKILARRGSTVSGSDAKASATVDALRLLGVEVSIGHAAEHLPVGASCVVVSSAIRDTNPELVAALERGLPVLHRADALAALMRGHRGLAVAGTHGKTTTTSMLAVSLTALGLDPSFSIGGDLDEPGSNAHHGSGEIFVAEADESDRSFQKYSPEVAIILNVELDHHANYASMAEVHESFEAFVDRITPGGTLVVSADHPGARELTARVADRPGLNTVTVGESADATLRVLRITPHGLSSEVTVLVDGAELTFTVAVPGRHNAGNAVAALAAGIALGVPAAELAEALGGYRGVRRRLQLKGEAQGVQVIDSYAHHPTEISADLDAIREAAGDGRVLVVFQPHLFSRTQQLGVEMGEALAPADAVIVLDIYPAREDPLPGVTSDLVIDAARAHGADTTAAHSLAEVPDLIAGMAKPGDFVLTMGAGDVTSLGPEILARLD; this is encoded by the coding sequence ATGAGCCCCACTGACCTCTCCGCCCCCCATTTCGTCGCGATCGGGGGCGTGGGGATGTCCGGCGTGGCCAAGATCCTGGCCCGGCGCGGGTCCACCGTCTCCGGCAGTGACGCCAAGGCCTCGGCCACGGTGGACGCGCTCCGGCTGCTGGGGGTGGAGGTCTCCATCGGCCACGCCGCCGAGCACCTGCCGGTCGGCGCCAGCTGCGTGGTCGTCTCCAGTGCCATCCGCGACACCAACCCGGAGCTGGTCGCCGCGCTGGAGCGCGGACTGCCGGTGCTGCACCGCGCCGACGCGCTGGCCGCGCTGATGCGCGGTCACCGGGGGCTCGCGGTGGCCGGCACCCACGGCAAGACCACCACCACCAGCATGCTGGCGGTCAGCCTCACCGCGCTCGGCCTCGACCCGTCCTTCTCCATCGGCGGCGACCTCGACGAGCCCGGCAGCAACGCCCACCACGGCAGCGGCGAGATCTTCGTGGCCGAGGCCGACGAGAGCGACCGGAGCTTCCAGAAGTACTCCCCCGAGGTCGCCATCATCCTCAACGTGGAGCTGGACCACCACGCCAACTACGCCTCCATGGCCGAGGTCCACGAGTCCTTCGAGGCGTTCGTCGACCGGATCACCCCCGGCGGGACGCTGGTCGTCTCCGCCGACCACCCCGGCGCCCGCGAGCTCACCGCCCGGGTCGCCGACCGGCCCGGGCTGAACACCGTCACCGTCGGCGAGTCCGCCGACGCGACCCTGCGCGTCCTGCGGATCACCCCGCACGGCCTGAGCAGCGAGGTCACCGTGCTGGTGGACGGCGCCGAGCTGACCTTCACCGTCGCCGTCCCCGGCCGCCACAACGCGGGCAACGCCGTCGCCGCGCTCGCCGCCGGAATCGCCCTGGGCGTGCCCGCGGCCGAGCTGGCCGAGGCCCTCGGCGGCTACCGGGGCGTACGCCGCAGGCTCCAGCTCAAGGGCGAGGCCCAGGGCGTCCAGGTGATCGACTCCTACGCGCACCACCCCACCGAGATCTCCGCCGACCTCGACGCCATCCGCGAGGCGGCGGGCGACGGCCGGGTCCTGGTCGTCTTCCAGCCGCACCTGTTCAGCCGCACCCAGCAGCTGGGCGTGGAGATGGGCGAGGCGCTGGCCCCGGCCGACGCGGTGATCGTGCTCGACATCTACCCGGCCCGCGAGGACCCGCTCCCCGGCGTCACCAGCGACCTGGTCATCGACGCGGCCCGGGCCCACGGCGCGGACACCACCGCGGCGCACAGCCTGGCCGAGGTCCCCGACCTGATCGCGGGAATGGCCAAGCCCGGCGACTTTGTTCTGACCATGGGCGCGGGAGACGTCACCTCCCTCGGCCCGGAGATCCTCGCCCGCCTCGACTGA
- the msrB gene encoding peptide-methionine (R)-S-oxide reductase MsrB, with the protein MPYEIDKTDAEWRAELTPQEYHVLREAGTERPGVGEYTDTRTVGVYSCRACGNELFSSQTKFDSHCGWPSYYSPLAEERVEYIVDTTLGMRRVEVRCAKCGSHLGHVFEGEGYATPTDQRYCINSISLKLRPADE; encoded by the coding sequence ATGCCCTACGAGATCGACAAGACCGACGCCGAGTGGCGCGCCGAGCTCACCCCGCAGGAGTACCACGTCCTGCGCGAGGCGGGCACCGAGCGCCCGGGCGTCGGCGAGTACACCGACACCAGGACCGTCGGCGTCTACTCCTGTCGTGCCTGCGGCAACGAGCTGTTCAGTTCGCAGACCAAGTTCGACAGCCACTGCGGCTGGCCCAGTTACTACTCCCCGCTCGCCGAGGAGCGCGTCGAGTACATCGTGGACACCACCCTCGGCATGCGCCGGGTGGAGGTCCGCTGCGCGAAGTGCGGCTCCCACCTCGGCCACGTCTTCGAGGGCGAGGGCTACGCCACTCCGACCGACCAGCGCTACTGCATCAACAGCATCTCGCTCAAGCTGCGCCCGGCCGACGAATAG
- a CDS encoding GNAT family N-acetyltransferase, which produces MDTYLETERLALRRFTADDAELLIELDSDPAVMRYLTGGDPTAPEVVRELHLPGIIAGYEKWHGEFGLFAAYERDGGAFVGWFCLRPEQQGPLDEVELGYRLRQPAWGRGYATEVSTDLLGKAFTELGVRVVWAETMTVNRGSRNVMEKLRMTLVDTVATPPDMEAVEGSEHGGVRYEITRAQWQQR; this is translated from the coding sequence GTGGACACGTACCTGGAGACCGAGCGCCTGGCGCTGCGCCGCTTCACTGCCGACGACGCGGAGCTGTTGATCGAGCTGGACAGCGACCCGGCGGTGATGCGCTACCTGACCGGCGGCGATCCGACCGCGCCGGAGGTCGTCCGGGAGCTGCATCTGCCGGGCATCATCGCCGGGTACGAGAAGTGGCACGGCGAGTTCGGACTGTTCGCCGCGTACGAGCGGGACGGCGGTGCCTTCGTCGGCTGGTTCTGCCTGCGTCCCGAGCAGCAGGGCCCGCTGGACGAGGTCGAACTCGGCTACCGGCTGCGGCAGCCGGCCTGGGGCAGGGGCTATGCCACCGAAGTCTCGACCGACTTGCTGGGCAAGGCCTTCACCGAGCTCGGGGTACGCGTGGTCTGGGCCGAGACGATGACCGTGAACCGTGGCTCGCGCAACGTCATGGAGAAGCTCCGGATGACACTCGTGGACACCGTCGCCACGCCCCCCGACATGGAGGCGGTCGAGGGCTCCGAGCACGGGGGCGTGCGGTACGAGATCACCAGGGCGCAGTGGCAGCAGCGGTAG
- a CDS encoding PQQ-binding-like beta-propeller repeat protein, translating into MKPLEHDDPSTIGPYRLVARLGVGGMGRVYLARSAGGRTVAVKVVRADLAGDPEFRTRFRREVAAAQSVEGVYTAPVVDADRDSATPWLATAYVLGPSLAEAVAQYGPLPEESVRTLGAVLAEALSSIHGSGLIHRDLKPSNVLLAADGPRLIDFGIARALDGDSLTSTGVVVGSPGFMSPEQAAGRGVGTAGDVFSLGSVLVFAATGRGPFGQESAAAMLYRVVHEEPDLAGLPSGLAGLLPACLAKDPAQRPTPARLARLLAPEGTASRLTGGWLPAPVASGIARHAAQVMELEAPAERGGTAARDPRVDAPAAADARSGTGAPGTVRLRTSPTPPAAGPAPTVMASASASPAPAPSPAPSRRKLLFGAIGVVGVLAAGGGTALALESGSGPKPKPGPSGPSGPSATASAPSTAGTSPSAFPTRAAGVPPEPLWTFPGSGMQMGPVLAEGGRVYAFGDASTALDARTGKVLWTGPQFAPGNMFATAGMLAGGYLIGVNPGTYDLFGLDPATGGQVWNLHTVGGYSTGTLLAADATTAYLVGTDLATTSKSYMLAVDLRTRTLRWARLRNAAADYEVAGSVSGGYLVYTNDQGNVVVRSTADGRQLWSQDFSNPNPGQPVYPLIVGGTLYVEGSTLLGFDLASGRQLFAAKAPAGDSYQLPVALGGRLFVQDVTGNLVFALNAAGGAVDWQSPLQIGLTGDPAVTIGSTLFVGTNADPCAVYAFTDSGGHQLWNFQDGQTDKDWYLSTDGTMLFAVHGDKVYGLPPV; encoded by the coding sequence GTGAAGCCGCTGGAGCATGACGACCCATCGACGATCGGCCCCTACCGGCTGGTGGCCCGGCTGGGCGTGGGCGGGATGGGGCGGGTGTACCTGGCCAGGTCGGCCGGGGGCCGTACGGTGGCCGTCAAGGTCGTCCGCGCGGACCTCGCCGGGGATCCGGAGTTCCGGACCCGCTTCCGCCGCGAGGTCGCCGCCGCGCAGTCGGTGGAGGGCGTCTACACCGCACCGGTGGTCGACGCCGACCGCGACTCGGCGACCCCGTGGCTGGCCACCGCCTACGTGCTCGGGCCCTCGCTGGCCGAGGCCGTGGCGCAGTACGGTCCGCTGCCCGAGGAGAGCGTGCGGACCCTGGGCGCGGTGCTCGCCGAGGCGCTGTCCTCCATCCACGGAAGCGGACTGATCCACCGTGACCTCAAGCCGTCCAACGTGCTGCTGGCCGCCGACGGGCCGCGGCTCATCGACTTCGGCATAGCCCGCGCGCTCGACGGCGACAGCCTCACCAGCACCGGCGTGGTCGTCGGCTCCCCCGGGTTCATGTCCCCCGAGCAGGCCGCCGGACGCGGGGTCGGCACCGCCGGGGACGTCTTCTCGCTGGGCTCGGTGCTGGTCTTCGCGGCGACCGGGCGCGGTCCCTTCGGGCAGGAGTCGGCCGCGGCGATGCTCTATCGGGTGGTGCACGAGGAGCCGGACCTGGCCGGACTGCCGTCGGGCCTGGCCGGGCTGCTGCCCGCCTGCCTGGCGAAGGACCCCGCGCAGCGGCCCACCCCCGCGCGGCTGGCACGGCTGCTGGCGCCGGAGGGCACCGCTTCCCGGCTGACGGGCGGCTGGCTCCCGGCCCCGGTGGCCTCCGGTATCGCCCGGCATGCCGCGCAGGTCATGGAGCTGGAGGCACCCGCCGAGCGCGGCGGCACGGCGGCACGGGACCCACGGGTCGACGCCCCGGCGGCGGCCGACGCCCGGAGCGGTACCGGTGCCCCGGGCACCGTGCGCCTGCGGACCTCCCCGACGCCGCCCGCCGCCGGTCCCGCGCCGACGGTCATGGCGTCCGCGTCCGCGTCCCCCGCTCCGGCGCCGAGCCCGGCCCCGAGCCGACGCAAGCTGCTGTTCGGCGCGATCGGCGTGGTCGGCGTGCTCGCCGCCGGAGGGGGCACCGCGCTCGCGCTGGAGTCCGGCAGCGGGCCGAAGCCGAAGCCGGGCCCGTCCGGACCGTCGGGCCCGAGCGCGACGGCGTCGGCGCCGTCCACCGCCGGGACCTCCCCCAGCGCCTTCCCCACCAGGGCCGCCGGCGTCCCGCCCGAACCGCTGTGGACCTTCCCCGGAAGCGGGATGCAGATGGGCCCGGTACTCGCCGAGGGCGGGCGGGTCTACGCCTTCGGGGACGCGAGCACCGCCCTGGACGCCCGCACGGGCAAGGTGCTCTGGACCGGTCCGCAATTCGCGCCGGGCAACATGTTCGCCACCGCCGGGATGCTCGCCGGGGGATACCTGATCGGCGTCAACCCGGGAACCTACGACCTGTTCGGCCTGGACCCGGCCACCGGCGGCCAGGTGTGGAACCTGCACACCGTCGGCGGCTACTCCACCGGGACGCTGCTGGCCGCCGACGCCACCACCGCCTACCTGGTGGGCACCGACCTGGCGACCACCTCGAAGAGCTACATGCTCGCCGTCGACCTGAGGACCCGGACGCTGCGCTGGGCGCGGCTGCGCAACGCCGCCGCCGACTACGAGGTCGCCGGATCAGTCTCCGGCGGCTACCTCGTCTACACCAACGACCAGGGCAACGTGGTCGTGCGGAGCACGGCGGACGGTCGGCAGCTGTGGTCGCAGGACTTCTCCAACCCGAACCCGGGGCAACCCGTGTATCCGCTGATCGTCGGCGGCACCCTCTACGTCGAGGGCTCGACCCTGCTCGGCTTCGACCTGGCGAGCGGCAGGCAGCTGTTCGCCGCGAAGGCGCCCGCCGGGGACAGCTACCAGCTCCCCGTCGCGCTCGGCGGCCGGCTCTTCGTCCAGGACGTGACCGGGAACCTGGTGTTCGCGCTGAACGCCGCGGGCGGTGCGGTGGACTGGCAGTCGCCGCTGCAGATCGGGCTGACCGGGGACCCGGCGGTGACCATCGGCTCCACCCTGTTCGTCGGCACCAACGCGGACCCGTGCGCGGTGTACGCCTTCACCGATTCCGGGGGGCACCAGTTGTGGAACTTCCAGGACGGCCAGACCGACAAGGACTGGTACCTCAGCACCGACGGCACCATGCTCTTCGCGGTCCACGGGGACAAGGTCTACGGCCTGCCGCCGGTGTAG